The Ignavibacteriota bacterium region TTCACAATAAAAAAGAGAGAATAACTATGGCAGTCAAAATATCAATCGGCGAAAAAGAATTTTTTAAAGGTATTGGTAAAATTCAATTTGAGGGAAAAGATTCCAAAAATCCAATGTCGTTTAAATACTATGATGAGAATAAAGTTGTTGCGGGAAAATCTATGAAAGAACACTTTAGATTTGCAATTGCTTATTGGCATTCATTTGGAGCCAACGGCGCGGATCCCTTCGGTTCAGATACAAAAAAATATCCATGGTTAATAAATTCAGACCCAATTCAAAAAGCAAAAGAAAAAATGGATGCCGCATTTGAATTCATTACTAAACTTGGTGTTCCCTTTTATTGCTTCCATGATTTTGATATTGTAGAAGAAGGTGAAAACATTCCTGAAAGTGAAAAAAGATTAAGCACTATAATTGAATATGCAAAACAAAAGCAGAAAGATTCGGAAGTTAAATTACTTTGGGGCACCGCAAATTTGTTTTCAAATCCGCGTTATATGAATGGCGCAGCGACAAATCCTGACTTTAGTGTTTTAACATACGCTGCAACTCAAGTTAAAAATGCAATTGACGCAACAATTGAATTAGGCGGATCAAATTATGTATTTTGGGGCGGACGTGAAGGTTATATGTCATTATTAAATACAAACATGAAAAAAGAAATTGAACATTTAGGAATGTTTTTGAATAAAGCTAAAGATTACGGAAGGAAAAATGGATTCAACGGAACATTTTTGATTGAACCAAAACCGATGGAACCAATGAAACATCAATATGATTTTGACGTTGCGACAGTAATCGCGTTTTTACGTGAATACGATTTAATGAATGACTTCAAACTAAATATTGAAGTTAATCATGCTACACTTGCAAGCCATACTTTCCAGCATGAATTGCAAGTTGCCGCAAATGCCGGATTACTTGGCAGTATGGACGCGAACCGTGGTGATTATCAAAACGGATGGGATACTGATCAATTTCCAATAAACCTTTTTGAAATTACTGAAGCTATGTTGGTTATTTTACAAGCTGGAGGATTTAAAACAGGCGGCATTAACTTCGACGCGAAAACGAGAAGAAATTCAACCGATCTAGATGATCTTTTTATTTCACATATTTCCGGTATGGATGTTTTTGCGCGATCATTATTGATAGCAGATAAAGTTTTAAATAATTCAGATTATCTAAAATTATTAGACGAAAGATATGCAAGTTATGAAAGCGAAAAAGGGAAAGAATTTGAATCAGGCAAACTTGGTTTAGAAGAGTTAAGAGAAATTGCTTTAGCTTCGGGTGAACCAAAAAGAATTAGCGGTAAACAAGAATTATTTGAAATGATAATAAATGATTGCATATAATTTTATAAAAATAAATTTCATTATTTTTTTAGCTTAGGAAATTAAATGGATTTTTTGAATAATTTATTTAATCTAAAAGGTAAAACCGCCGTATTGACTGGAGGCGGCGGAATTTTAGCTTCTGAAATGGCAATGGGCTTTCTTAAAGCGGGCGTTAAGGTTGTCTTATTGGATATCAATGAAAATAATTTAAATTCAAAAGTTGATCAGCTGACTCAGTTCGGAGAAATTTCCGGAATAAAATGCAACGTCCTTGATGAAAAAAACCTAACAGAAGTTAATAATTCCGTTTTAACTAAATTCGGGAAAATTGATATTCTGATAAATGCTGCCGGCGGAAACATGCCCGGAGCAACAATAGGAATAGATCAAACCATTTTTGATCTTAAAATTGATGAACTGCAGAAAGTTACCAACTTAAATTTTTATGGTACAGTTTTACCTACATTGATTTTCGGCAAAACAATGTCTGACCAAAAAAGCGGATCAATAATTAATATTTCTTCAATGGCAACATTCAGATCAATAACAAGAGTTGTAGGATACTCTGCGGCAAAAGCTTCTGTCGATAATTTTACAAGATGGATGGCAGTTGAATTAGCTCAAAAGTTTGGTAATGGCATTAGAGTAAATGCAATTGCGCCCGGATTTTTACTTACAGATCAAAATAGAAATTTACTTACTGAAAAAGATGGTTCTTTAACACAAAGAGGAAAAGATATTATTCACATGACTCCATTTAAAAGATTCGGTGAACCTGAAGAATTAGTCGGTTCCGTTCTTTGGTTAGCAAGCGACGCTTCAAAATTTGTAACCGGAACCGTAATTCCAATTGACGGCGGATTCAGTATTTTCAGCGGGGTGTAATGGCATTTGAACAAACATGGCGGTGGTTTGGTCCAAAGGATCCATATAAATTAAAAGAGATCAAGCAAACCGGCGCTACAGGTATTGTGTCGGCTTTGCATCAAATTCCAGTTGGGGAAATTTGGAGCAAAGAAGATATAATCGAACGAAAAAATATTATTGAGTCGGAAGGCTTCAATTGGTCAGTTGTTGAAAGTTTACCTGTACACGAAAATATTAAAAAGAGAAAAAATAATTTTCAAAAACTTATAGAAAATTATAAATCTTCTTTAATAAATCTTTCACAATGCGGAATTGATACCGTCTGCTACAATTTTATGCCCGTATTGGATTGGTCAAGAACCGATCTTCAAGTTATAAATCATGACGGATCAATATCTTCAAAATTCGATTCAACCGCATTTAGAACCTTTGATTTATTTATTTTAAAACGTAAAGATTCAGAAATGGATTATACTTCTGTACAAATTGAAGAATCTAAAAAGTACTACAACAAATTAAGCCAAGTTGAAATTGATAATTTAATTTCAACAGTGCTTTATGGTTTACCTGGTTCAATGGACGCATATTCTCTGAATGATTTTATATATGCTTTAAGTGAATATAATGAGATAGGCAAACATGAACTAAGAAATAACCTTTATGAATTTATTAAAGAAATTATTTCAACTGCCGAAGAAAGCAATATAAATTTGGCAATTCATCCGGACGATCCGCCTTGGTCTTTATTGGGATTGCCAAGAGTTGTCGGAATTCGTAACGATTTAACTAATATATTAAATTCCGTAGAGACAAATAATAATGGATTAACCTTTTGTACTGGTTCACTTGGAGTTAATATTAATAATGATGTAGTTGAAATGGCTAAACAATTTTCATCACGCGTAAATTTTATTCACTTAAGAAATGTAGTACGAAATGTATCGGGAGATTTTAAAGAAACATATCATCTTGAAGGCGATAT contains the following coding sequences:
- a CDS encoding SDR family oxidoreductase — encoded protein: MNNLFNLKGKTAVLTGGGGILASEMAMGFLKAGVKVVLLDINENNLNSKVDQLTQFGEISGIKCNVLDEKNLTEVNNSVLTKFGKIDILINAAGGNMPGATIGIDQTIFDLKIDELQKVTNLNFYGTVLPTLIFGKTMSDQKSGSIINISSMATFRSITRVVGYSAAKASVDNFTRWMAVELAQKFGNGIRVNAIAPGFLLTDQNRNLLTEKDGSLTQRGKDIIHMTPFKRFGEPEELVGSVLWLASDASKFVTGTVIPIDGGFSIFSGV
- the uxuA gene encoding mannonate dehydratase, which translates into the protein MAFEQTWRWFGPKDPYKLKEIKQTGATGIVSALHQIPVGEIWSKEDIIERKNIIESEGFNWSVVESLPVHENIKKRKNNFQKLIENYKSSLINLSQCGIDTVCYNFMPVLDWSRTDLQVINHDGSISSKFDSTAFRTFDLFILKRKDSEMDYTSVQIEESKKYYNKLSQVEIDNLISTVLYGLPGSMDAYSLNDFIYALSEYNEIGKHELRNNLYEFIKEIISTAEESNINLAIHPDDPPWSLLGLPRVVGIRNDLTNILNSVETNNNGLTFCTGSLGVNINNDVVEMAKQFSSRVNFIHLRNVVRNVSGDFKETYHLEGDIDLYSIVKEFLLEQKRRMEIGRKDYRMPMRPDHGHLLYPDFNRENIYPGYSLVGRLKGLAELRGLELGITRTLF
- the xylA gene encoding xylose isomerase, yielding MAVKISIGEKEFFKGIGKIQFEGKDSKNPMSFKYYDENKVVAGKSMKEHFRFAIAYWHSFGANGADPFGSDTKKYPWLINSDPIQKAKEKMDAAFEFITKLGVPFYCFHDFDIVEEGENIPESEKRLSTIIEYAKQKQKDSEVKLLWGTANLFSNPRYMNGAATNPDFSVLTYAATQVKNAIDATIELGGSNYVFWGGREGYMSLLNTNMKKEIEHLGMFLNKAKDYGRKNGFNGTFLIEPKPMEPMKHQYDFDVATVIAFLREYDLMNDFKLNIEVNHATLASHTFQHELQVAANAGLLGSMDANRGDYQNGWDTDQFPINLFEITEAMLVILQAGGFKTGGINFDAKTRRNSTDLDDLFISHISGMDVFARSLLIADKVLNNSDYLKLLDERYASYESEKGKEFESGKLGLEELREIALASGEPKRISGKQELFEMIINDCI